TCGGAGCCTTAGAGCTTTCTCTACAGTCTCTATCCGATGATAAAATTgcttaatttcttcttctctcttttcaatCTGTAAGAAACAAAGAATGTTTTAAAAGATATAAAGATGTTTGCATCACACAGTTATGACTTTACCTCTGTAGTGACAGACTTTGAGCCCATTTTGGATGTGAAAAGGTAGGATGAATTGTACTTTTATGAATGGTTTTCTGACTCCCAATTCTGGACAGCAGAGTAACCCAGATAATGGAATAGAGAGCCGAGATAATGAGGAAGGAACACGTAGCTCGAATAGCTCGCCGTGGCGAGGAAAGCAACTAAACAACTAGCTTTCGTTTCCGGTAAATGAACAGGTTAAtacaaaaatgataaaataacaCTCGGTAAATAGTTGGGCTTACTAAAGACTATCCTCTCCCGACTTCCAAGCATGTACAGTGCAGTAAATATGAGATATTCAAACCACAGCCACTCAAAAAAGGCAGTCACTCGATTTGTTGGGTCCTTCTTAACCATTTAATAACTTAAAGTTCGGGCACGGCCCGGACGAGAACCTTAGGTTGTTGAAGGAAACACTCTGAGAGGGGTGGTTCACTCCATATGGTAGAAAATGAACTGTCAATTTTCTGAAGGCGTTGCCAGTTTTTAAGAATTTCGCCTCGTATCAAAACACTTCTCACCAACGAAAAGCCAACGATAAGAACGATTATGCGTAATGATTTGTCATAGAAATTGCTTCAGATTGTGTAATATAAATATCTTGAACGTGACTAAAAAACAGATATTAATGTTAAAAATGcaattgttaatttttcaaCACTAAGTTGGGGATTAGGAATTaggatttaaaatcaatagaaTAACAGAATAAAGACTAAATTGCATtagtttaaaataataattattcggCTAGAAACCTTTTCACTGTGAGAATGTACGCGATGCAACTGTCAAATGAGAAAGAACTCACTTTCAACTTTATGTTCATGGCCCAAAAGAATAaagataaattttctttttttcttttgtttcttatatTCTTTCCGCCATGTAGGCTACACGAaagcaagaaatttttttcaaaaaccctCAAAAAACTTATTCTCTTGTCTCAAGAATAAAACGCTGCGATTGAAAGAAAAGGCCcggctattattattattgcaacTGTGGGCAGTCAACCGATTCGTTGGGAAAGTTTAAAacccaaataaataaacagcCAACAGAGTAACAGATTACTAAAATGAACTACCACGATTTCGATTTTATTACTACCTTATCACAGCGCTATCAATATCATCATTCATGTTCCGCGTCCCTCaaacaacaagttttttttttttttgctggtgTGCTGTTGATGAGTTCGAGTCTTCTAGGACGTAGACAAAGTCAAAAGTCTTCCCCAGTCATTAacgtctcctttttttcttttattttcgagATTGCAGCGGTAATAACGGCTTACTTTTTAAAGCAATGCCGAGCTTCGCCCACATGCATTAGCGATTTAAAAGCAACACTCGGGCGAagagggggggaaaaaaggacaagaaacaacaacaacaacaacagaaagaGGGAATGTCTATATGTAATACTCTTTGGGTAGTATATACACGAAAGACTTTTGGAAAACGGTACGGAATAAATGCAGCGTGAGCCCAGCAGCGGCAGTAACAACCGCCAGATGGTAGGCACGGCCTACAGCACTTTGTCTGAAAAGTCAACAGCCGAGGAAACGAGATGAATGATATGCATTGAGTAAAGTGTGCGTCTATATCtgctgctggaaaaaaaacaaagaaaaaaaaaacaacaacaacaagacaagCGCAGCGCAACCTCAACCATCCCATAGTGGGTAGTATAAGGTATAATGCTGCGGTTTAATTACACTTGATGACGCAAGAAAAAACGAGCCGGCccgcttttttggggggaatatGGCCGACTAAACAGGGGCAATGCTATACATATTGTAATGTGTAAAAGCGCCGTAGAGCACATCACGCGGAGGTGGTATATTacgtatttattatttctccgGTATAATCATCTGCTGAACCCGGAGACGAAATGTCAAGGAAATAAATCGACTCACATGacgtgtgtgagtgtgtgacgacctagaaataaagaaacaaaaaccgaGGGCGCTTCTACTTTCATTTCTGGAGGTCGTAATGAGAAACCGTGGCTTTTTCGAATATTAATTAAAACCCGATGATGGAAAATCAGGCAAGTCAACGGGATCAAGATCAAAAGAGTCATGCGCGCACAGTTCGGCGGATACTACACTTCCAACCTAGCCCAAAAGGTGTGGTTATTCGAATCTGAAAGAAAAGAggtgggagaaagaaaagaaaaaaaaaggaaggagagaaacaacaacaacaacaacgacaacaaaaaaatcctcCAACTGATGGATGATGTGATTTCCAACTGCAGCAGAGAAACGAATGAGGTTAGAcccgaagaagagaagagctcGGCTCTAGATAAGTTTCGTTCTGTGTTCTTCACCCGTCTAATTGCGTGCCGTGTAATTGGCTGCTAGGCTGGTCCCTGgaacacattttctttcttcctgagaagaagaaaaaataaaaaagcagacGGAGATAGTTCTTCCCTCCGCAGCAATCCCgcatcctctctctctcacacacacacacacatgatcGATCACTTGACGGCAAgcgttctctctctcgtctcgaGAGCgccacacacagaaaaaacccGAGCACACACATAACAGGTGAATACAACCTCCAGGGGGCGAATATAAGCGAGCCTAGATGTAAGtatattttgggttttttgttgttgttacattAAACCTCATCCCGTTCCCTTTttcgaatttattttctcccttccgtttgaaaaaaaaagaaagaaaactgaaaaaatagAGCTCCCAAATGAGGGCTTGGAGTTGAATATAATCTAATTGTACGTGTTACGGGCaaattggtattttttttttttggtcggtCGCGACTACATACCACCACCTCCTTTCAGTCATCCAGATACTTATCTTTGAAAGGAAACGGGAACTGATATTATTGTTATATACTTACCGTGTGATCACGCTGATTGTTTTCTGGTTGCGGGCGCCGCGCGTTGAAAACCGTGGGATTTTCCAAATCATCCGAGACGGTTCACATTCCTGTCGAATGacgtaaattgaaattttaaaaagattaataattaaaagaaaaaacaaaagagtgaTACCGATTGTGGAAAAATAGTTTATTGTTTTTCAACGACGTTTCATCATTTCGTGGGGAGAAAGATGGAGCGGGATTGGGTGAGGGGGAGAGGGAGTTGAAAATGTGCATGCAGCTCTGACACAGTGACACGATCAAACGCGAGCGGAAATCAGACAATAAAGAGGAATCATCATGTCGCTGtaggaaaaaacccaaaaaaattatgtacaacatttcttcaaaaaatttataaactgAAATCAAATGACGGACTGCATACAACGGTAACGAAATAGGTTTTGgaaaggacaaaaaaaaatgttaagtaTCGGCAAAGAACTTAAATCAAAAGTCAGGGTGTGTGGGTAtgtgttttctctctcgtaaTTAAAATCCGACCGTTTAACTTATTTCTCTTTGaattcccccccaaaaaaactgaaactttttatttcctttttttttcccaaccgAAACATTCGCTGTCAAATCGAAAACCCATGCTCAATTTTGACAGCCGTCggcttgatttatttattttttttgtttgtaatttttcatcattttatccccgttttcctttccttctttttttcaattaaattttttaaatgtgaaatTCGATAGAAAGGGTCGGATTTGATTGGAACATTCTTAATTGTGATTGGGTGTGTGTAGCTGTGGGGGGAAATTGGGAGGTGGATTGTCGTCTTCCAGTGAACTACAGGTggtgaaacaaaattttcgtgAGGCAGATGTGCACATCATCAACATTTACCAACACTTTACAACCATCAAATGTTAATATTTATATacaaatgttttcttcttttaaaatatttaggaTACTTACATCATCAGACCTTATATACatgttttatatatatatataggttaaacagaaaaagaaaaaaaagattcataataataatgataataataataataaactccCTTTCTCAACTATTGAGATACTTGAATCCGATTCCGGAGCCGGAAATGGCGtgcgactttttattttaatttttttttgctgttttgttttatttgttgttgttgtgtgttatcctccttgtgttttgttttcttctttacaaCATTGAAATTCACTGGACTTGAGACAGAATCCGATTGGACAGGAAGAGGAAACGGGAGCgcccattctttttttgtttctttcacaCGACAACGACTTTGAGGCTAAGCTCCTTGTCCATCATCTGGCCAGCTCTCGCCGCCATGTGGATATTGTTCCGCACATCGACACTGATGGGCGCTTTGTAGATGGGACTCGACTCGATCGTGTCCCTCCGGCCGTACTCGTCCGACGATGAGTCGTCGTGCGGCACCACGACGTCATCCACTTTGCTCAACTTCTTCGACAGGCCCAGACTACTTCCTTTGGCCGGGTGGTCGACCAGCTCGGCCACGTTCAGGGTCTTCATGCGACGCTGCTGCAGCCTCAGGTTCTCCTCGTTTTGAAGATTGTTGGACTTTTCAACGGTGCGATCCATTGAGCTGTTGACGCTGAGCGAAGGCGAGTGGAGAGCCGGGCGCTTGCGGAGTCTCCACAGGAGCAAGAGGAGCAAACCGGCCACGACGACCAGACCGGCCAATATGGCACAGACTATTGCCACGACGTAATTGCTACTGCCGGACGAGTCCGACGAAGGATGATTCTGGGCAGACGATGAGTCCAGCAccaattcaatttcatcgGAGTAAGGCGTTTCAACTTTGACGTCCACCACAGCTCCCATCGACGATCCTTCCTTGTAGTAGGCCGTCAGCACGTTGCCAAGTACCCGGGCGGCGGCCGTCGCCCGGCTTCCTCCAAGTTCCATCGACGTCTCCGACATGGACTGTTTTACCAAACGACAACACCAGAATGATTAAAATCTCTGCCATTTTGAcgcttgaaataaattttaaattaaaatccaAAGTAGCGCACGAGACTTACGATAGTGACTTGAACGACATCGTCCTGGTGGTCCTTGAGATCGCAGAGGATGACCAACGACGGCCTCTCCATGTGTTGCTGCTGATGCCCGGGGAAATTGTCCCAAAGATGGCTCTGAGCGGCCGCCAATTTGCGCAAATGACCGCACAACGACTGGACAGAGAATCCCGGCTGGGCCCTGTACCGGTCGAGAACCAGAGTCAGGCGAGCGCAGGTGGGAGCCAATCGGTTGCCCGTCAGATTGGGCCAACAAGAAGCGGTGGCGGCGGGAACGGGTAAGAGCCTGCCGGGCTTGAGCGGTCGGCACTGTCCGTAAGCCGGACAAGGCGGTCGCAAGCATCCAGACTGGGCCGAAAGACAAATTTCCGAGGGTCCGCAAGATTTGCCAACGTGATTGATGGGGTCGTCGAGACAGTTGGCTGGCCCGCACCACACGCGAGTGCAGACGGCCTGGCCTGCGCGGCACTGGCACTTGTTGCATCCATCGTCCCACGACGAGTTGTCCGGATAAAGGCGGCCCGACCATTGGCAACTTGCCGGACTTGTCGTCGTCGACGCCGCCGTTTGTCTCTGCTCCATTTGGCAGTGTTGACCTTCGTATCCGTCTTTGCAGACGCAGGTGAACGACTGGCCCGTGTTCAAGCAGGTGGCGCCGTTGCGGCACGGATGAGCATCGCAAGGCATGTGCTCCGCTGCAACGAGAGGAGAAGACAAAAGTCAATACCCAGGCAATCCATTAGCGAAACGATGACGGAATCGGCTGAGCTCACGCACAGCGGTGACTCGGCAAAGTGAATCGAATCAAGACAAACATGGCCGCCCCCAAATGACGGaagaatttgataaaaaagaaaagaaaagaagagatatCTGTATTTACCGAGATGGCAGATGGAGCCTTTCCATCCGCTGGAGCAGCGGCACGTGAATCCGGCTTCGGGATCTGAGTCATCGACGCAGGTGGCTCCGTTGAGACACGGATTCTCTCCGTCCTGGCAGTGCTGGTTGCGGTTGGAGCAAGTGCGGCCTTTCCAGCCGTCGACGCAGCGGCAAACGAAATCGGCCACCAAGTCGACGCAGGTGCCGTTGTGACGACACGGACTGCTGGCACAATCGTCCACGTCTGtaagcagaagaaaaaaacaaacattacgAAATGACACATTTCTGGCCCAccgtaaaagaaaagaaaagaaaacggataAAAAGAACACGGCGACTTACTGTGATCGCAGGTGAGTCCGTCGTAACCTTTTGGGCAGACGCAGTGAAACGAGTCGATGCCGTCGATGCAGGTACCGCCATTTCGGCAAGGGCTATCAGCGCAGTCGTTAACGTCTATCAGAGTCAAACATAAGACACAGAGTCGATACCGAATGATTAGTGGAGCTATTCGTATATGGTCGGGCAGTGATTTTTCATtggcccctttttctttttttaagtggaaactttattttattttcttctcaaaagagacaaagaagaagaagaagaagaaaaagacttaCTGTCGGTGCAAAACTGTCCAGAATAGCCCGGATCGCATTGGCACGAGAAAGTCGATCCATCTTCTGACGCGACGCAACGACCGTGGACGCAATGTCCGGCACCCTTGGACGTCCAACAACTGCCCGCCTCTGTGATTtgaaataacacacacagacacacaaaaataaaataaaataaaaataaatacatactCGTAAGAACTTTGTTGTCAGTTTTGATACATTCAGCgatatgaaaataaaagactggccacaaataataaaaaaagaaaaaccagccGAATGTAAATTATTTCTGAAGTATCACCAACAAAAGCTTTGATAGCATTTTTTTCTGAGAACTCGAAAAGATTATATATGACTGACCCTAAAAAGTTGCGATACTGGTACCAACAAAATGTGACTCAATGGCTTTTATTTGGCCAGTTGATCAAAAGGCAGCCCAATCCTTAAATTGTGAAACGGCCAGTTAACTTGAAGAAATGCGCCAATGAACAACGAGAGCATTTCCATCAATTCCAATGACTCGACAATTGGGAGGCAATAAGTAACGGGCGACAAAAACGGCACCTCCTCTCCAtcacgttttttcttctctttcaaccCGATCATCACCACGTCATCTGTGGAATGCCACTTGTTGTGTGCCccctttctctttctatttttctggATGATTCGCCACCAAAGACGGCACGATTCGGCATCaacgaatagaaaaagaataagaaaaagagaagaagcttGTCAAAAGCGCCATCATGCGCGCTAACAAGCTCCCAAAATGCGCCTTGGTGGCGCAATCACACGAGATTTCCCGCATCTCTCTTTGCAAGCGCCCGTCGTAGTTATTGCATAGTTTCGACACAGTCATCGGACATGATCCTTCAAttcccgaaaagaaaaatgtttttctcttctcccgaATTCCTCCCCCCACCACCGAAAAAATGCGTGCTTTGCCGTTGGTtttttcaaacagaaaaaaaagtatctgtaatttttgtgtgtcaAAAGTTGACTTGACAACCCCACTCGAGTGAGTGAGCGagcgagaaagagagagagaaatggaaaaaatcccTTTTGACGATGCGTGAATAATAATCCTAATAATACCGCCAGATGATGGTAAGGCTCCCAAACGAGACAGGATGGAACGTGCCGCGGCTTGATGGCCGCGTgatgaatcgaatcgaattgaAAGGAAAACGAAGGGAAggaaaaatagacaaaaaatacaacaacaaaataagattttcttttcttttttgagggAGAAAACTCACGTAGACTAGGGCTGGATGGAGGCGGGGGAGGCGGAGGGGGCGGCCGGTATCGTGAACAGTTTTTGCCTTGCCAGTGGCTCTGACAGAGGCAATAGTAGTCGGGTCCGCCGAGAAGTCCGAGCGTGTTGAAGCACGGCGAGCCGTTGGCGCACGGGTTCGGATGGCACAAATCCGTATCCGTCTGCTTGATGGAAAAGAACGATACATTATTCACCATCCTTCTCTCATCCGTCAATTGCGGCGGCCATTTATGAGCCGAGGCGAATGCAAGGCAGCAAATGAGAATCAAAACAAGACGAATCGGAGTACAAGAATTTTTCGAACTCATTTAAACTGACCTGGCATTGGGAGCCGGTGTAGCCTAGAGGGCAGATACACTTGAAGCCGTCGACTAGGTCGACGCACTCGCCGCCATTAGCGCACGGCCGGCTGGCGCATTCGTCGATGTTGATCTCGCACCGATGACCTACATTTcatcaaaaatttaataaaaaagacaatGAAATCACTTATCATCGACACTTATCAAGCGCAATGACATTTCGCCAGTCTAACCAGTTGACACGAAAGTCTCAATTtgacaacaaaaaacacaaaagagagaagagaatgtTGATTTACCGTTGAAACCGGGTCGGCAAGCGCAGTGGTATTCGCCAATGAGATCAATGCAAGTGGCTCCGTTCAAGCAGTGATGTCCGTTGCAGTCGTTGACGTTGTACTGACACTGGCGGCCGTGAAAGCCCGTGACGCAGCGGCAGGTGTAGTTGCCAGGTGTGTTTTCGCAGCCGAGCGAGTTTCTGCACAGCTCGGGCATCGAGCACTCGTCCACATCTGCACGTGAAATCAAAAGCCAAAAGATTAACATAATTATTATTCTCATTGTCAATCATTTCCAGCCATCAcgtcaagagagaaaaagagaaaacttgtCAACGTTCTGATTCAGCTCAATCAAACAGACGTGGACAATCTCACGACTCTACAACTTTGAGCGTTTACAAGAATGTAAATAACAGTCGCCAGTTGTCATGGCATTagacacagagagaaagagagagagagagagagaaagaaaataacaactaaCAAAGTCAATAGCGTGTGGAAGGAAACGAGACGTAATGAGAGCGAATgaggtttctttttcctccagAAAATTGGTTTCGTCGTTAAATTGTTACACGACAGAGTTGGATGGTTTGAAATAGTTTACCTTGATCGCATGTGTCGCCTTGCCAGCcttccgtgcactggcagCGGTAGCCGTTCTCCAGGTCGACGCAGGTCGCGCCGTTCAGACACGGCGACGACTGGCATTCGTCCACctctataataataacaacaacaacaacaacgtaaACGGTTAAGTCGATCCTAGAAAAAACACTGGGAAAAAGAGCCAAATATTTCACAAATGACGGCGTTCACCTTTCACGACAATTTTCATCAgagcgtttttattttattcttttttttccccccatttttgagatggaaaagatcaaaaggGAGGCGACACTCTGAGGTTGAACGCGGGTCAAGGTTGAAAAGGTCGGGTGCAGGCAATGACGTTCAGAGGAGGGCTATAACATTCCCGAGtgaacacacagcagcagctcgcAACCACGCAATATAATAACaaccccgaaagaaaaatgaaaagaatattTCCCTCCTTCCTCTAAGCGAGTCACGATTCACCAAAGAGTCTGGGAAATAGTAAGTAGTAGGACTATTGTAGTAATGTCATTCATTTTCCATTGATGATGATGTTCTAGAGCTTTAATTAACTCCATTACAGTTTCCGGCCAACAACAAGTCCCGACTAAAttgctccttttcttttccttcttttcttgtctCTCGGAAAATTTACTTGTTCTCTCCTCCCACCTGATTCTCCCCCAcacaattttttccattttcttttcttttcagacaaaatgaattttttcccgAAAGAAAACTCAAACAACAAGACATAACACTACAAACAACAAACGTAAAACTACCGGGAGGGATGATGGATATGAGTTGAAAAGcgtttaaataataaagaaaaaaagaaaaaagggtctTACTGATTTGGCAGGTGTCTCCAGTCCATCCGGGCGGGCAAGTGCAGTTGAATGATCCTCCTCCGGTGCTGTCGCTGATGCCATTGGTCACGACGGTGGTTGTAACGGTACAAGTGCCGCCGTGAAGGCAAGGAGCCGTGGCGCAGACGTTGTCCACCACCTCGCAGTTGATGCCGGAAAATCCTTCGGGACACTTGCACTGGTACTGGTCCGGATTGGTATTCTCGCAAGTGCCGCCATTGCGGCAGGGCTGCCGAGTCCCGCAAGTATTcaaatctaaacaaaaaagaaaaaagacggaaaatgaaattatccatcaaaaagattcaaaaagaaacCGGAGAAACAAGCCCAGCATGGGagagagtgctgctgctgctgcttaacATAATCTCCACTACCACATCTACTCCAGATGACGTCACGATTCTAATCATCCAGCAAAGATCGTTAAAATGGAAAGCACATTAGGGAAAGCCTATACGGTTTATACCTGATGTCTATCTaagctttaaatttttttaaataaacttaaggggggggggatattgtGTTCGCCTACCGTCTGGTCCCTTTTCAGGATCTGCactcggaaaaataaaaattcaagtggatTATCGGTTAAGTctctttccattctttttttttcccctaccATGTTCCCAATTGATAAATGGCAAATCGGATCATGTTTTGTTAAGTGGGgactcaagaaaaaaaaaaggaaaaaacgtcAGATGGTCCGTCACTTCAACTGGGGGGACTTACCGGGGTCTCCAAAGTTGTCTGTCGCCCCCTTCTTTCTGTCGTCCGAGTAAGTGCCAAATGTCGTCCGAGAGTTTATTAGATTATAAGACCGCACTGACTCGACTCTCATTCCGAAATGGAAACTCCTTTGCCCCAGTGATAGAAGAagatagaaaatagaaaaaaaaggtttttttttcttcttgttgtttgttgtttcgaAAGCTCTTTTGTACGCGTATAATAGGAGCGAGAAGATGAAGAGCCAAAGATAAAAAGAGCGCAGGTAGGTTAAGGTaaaagtagtagtagtagtagtagtagtacaaaCTCTTTACCCCAACGGTGTGGCAGAGGCCATAAGAGCTCTCGGCGCCAATTAAGATGTCGTTCCAGTTATGTCTTTGTTAAAGAAACGGGGGAACTACTACTAGACAACAAGTTGATGGAAACCCGGCTAGAGAGAGCTTTTAAGGAATTAGCGAGTCGAGAGGAGCTACTAGACAAGTCGACTCGACGTTGAAGGGAAATGTCCCACAACTCAACGAAAtgacaagacaaaaaaagtgagtcttgaaaagaaatagaagaaaaaaacaaacttaatGATGATGGGAATTGAGAACAAAACGGGTTTGCCTATTCCAAAAACCCACCCTACTGTatattctttctcttttcttaccACGGCGGGTAATAcgactttcagttcatttctCGAATGATAAATTCCCAAACGATTCGAATATGTAaggtcgtcgccgtcgtcgtcgtgacaCTTGTTATGAAATGCATTTCGAACGTCATTAAGAGCCCGTAACGTCGTGTAACATAACGTCAACTCTTGAGAGAGAATTTTGCGTACCTTGATCGCAGAGGTAGCCACCCCAGTTGGTCTCGCAGAGGCACTGAAACGGGCCATTGCAGTAACCGTGCTTGCAGCCCGGGTAAGTGACGCACTGGTCGCAAAATTCACCTTGCCAACCCGGTCGGCACCtgcaattgaaattcaaacaaaaagaacaaaatgagaatatttagaaacaaaacgagaaatcaaaatgaacaCATCGTCATTCCTTTTTTCGATCCAAAGAATCCTAAACACAGGGAATGCGGGATACGCAATAACGGacatgttttgtttgttttttcttcccctgcCGAGACTCATTCCAAGCGCGGGAATATTATAGGGGATATGTTTCAATTGTTGCgagaatttcaatttgagcaaagccaaagaaaactgaaggaaaaaaaaaggtaagaagaaaaaagaagagagagagagagagagagagagcatgCTTGGAATATTGATGAAGTCGacgacacacaaacacacaggtGGACCGTGTTCCCACGCTGGACAAGCTGATTACCAAACAGAAATAAAGAGGGggttgaaataaaatgaaaaaggaaaatcccTTTCatgtgcttttttttttctttttcttccttttttttcacgctCGAATGAATGCAGCAAACATTTGGAGATGAAGTCATCAACAGTCGGATTCTTAACCACTTTTTCTTTGGCTAATTCCGGTCGTGTAAAGGGAATTTTCTCTCGTTTGAATCGGTTCGTTGCGTTGTGTGGTCGGCagggga
Above is a genomic segment from Daphnia pulicaria isolate SC F1-1A chromosome 8, SC_F0-13Bv2, whole genome shotgun sequence containing:
- the LOC124310862 gene encoding protein jagged-1b-like isoform X2; the protein is MEAIRRPCRTISTVESTTTTMKKKNFCQSCCAGHQSQRRKSSSCLPSSSMSFTSSAVIWIALLLSTAHLTLASASGFFELEVVALQNPQGRLANGQCCGLVAGEETSSTCQRECATHFRLCLKEYQSNVTVSSPCTYGNASTPVLAGNSFTFVEPDKSNARLVIPFSFRWPRSFTLMLEALDYRNSTRQSGEIERAVYSGILEPSADWHSLTHEGSGANSDLRLTYRVRVQCEPHYYSATCTKLCRPRDDLFGHWECDRNGDKTCMPGWTGTSCDTVVCKTGCHPINGDCKEQPLECRCRPGWQGEFCDQCVTYPGCKHGYCNGPFQCLCETNWGGYLCDQDLNTCGTRQPCRNGGTCENTNPDQYQCKCPEGFSGINCEVVDNVCATAPCLHGGTCTVTTTVVTNGISDSTGGGSFNCTCPPGWTGDTCQIKVDECQSSPCLNGATCVDLENGYRCQCTEGWQGDTCDQDVDECSMPELCRNSLGCENTPGNYTCRCVTGFHGRQCQYNVNDCNGHHCLNGATCIDLIGEYHCACRPGFNGHRCEINIDECASRPCANGGECVDLVDGFKCICPLGYTGSQCQTDTDLCHPNPCANGSPCFNTLGLLGGPDYYCLCQSHWQGKNCSRYRPPPPPPPPPSSPSLQAGSCWTSKGAGHCVHGRCVASEDGSTFSCQCDPGYSGQFCTDNVNDCADSPCRNGGTCIDGIDSFHCVCPKGYDGLTCDHNVDDCASSPCRHNGTCVDLVADFVCRCVDGWKGRTCSNRNQHCQDGENPCLNGATCVDDSDPEAGFTCRCSSGWKGSICHLAEHMPCDAHPCRNGATCLNTGQSFTCVCKDGYEGQHCQMEQRQTAASTTTSPASCQWSGRLYPDNSSWDDGCNKCQCRAGQAVCTRVWCGPANCLDDPINHVGKSCGPSEICLSAQSGCLRPPCPAYGQCRPLKPGRLLPVPAATASCWPNLTGNRLAPTCARLTLVLDRYRAQPGFSVQSLCGHLRKLAAAQSHLWDNFPGHQQQHMERPSLVILCDLKDHQDDVVQVTISMSETSMELGGSRATAAARVLGNVLTAYYKEGSSMGAVVDVKVETPYSDEIELVLDSSSAQNHPSSDSSGSSNYVVAIVCAILAGLVVVAGLLLLLLWRLRKRPALHSPSLSVNSSMDRTVEKSNNLQNEENLRLQQRRMKTLNVAELVDHPAKGSSLGLSKKLSKVDDVVVPHDDSSSDEYGRRDTIESSPIYKAPISVDVRNNIHMAARAGQMMDKELSLKVVVV
- the LOC124310862 gene encoding protein jagged-1b-like isoform X1, which gives rise to MEAIRRPCRTISTVESTTTTMKKKNFCQSCCAGHQSQRRKSSSCLPSSSMSFTSSAVIWIALLLSTAHLTLASASGFFELEVVALQNPQGRLANGQCCGLVAGEETSSTCQRECATHFRLCLKEYQSNVTVSSPCTYGNASTPVLAGNSFTFVEPDKSNARLVIPFSFRWPRSFTLMLEALDYRNSTRQSGEIERAVYSGILEPSADWHSLTHEGSGANSDLRLTYRVRVQCEPHYYSATCTKLCRPRDDLFGHWECDRNGDKTCMPGWTGTSCDTVVCKTGCHPINGDCKEQPLECRCRPGWQGEFCDQCVTYPGCKHGYCNGPFQCLCETNWGGYLCDQDLNTCGTRQPCRNGGTCENTNPDQYQCKCPEGFSGINCEVVDNVCATAPCLHGGTCTVTTTVVTNGISDSTGGGSFNCTCPPGWTGDTCQIKVDECQSSPCLNGATCVDLENGYRCQCTEGWQGDTCDQDVDECSMPELCRNSLGCENTPGNYTCRCVTGFHGRQCQYNVNDCNGHHCLNGATCIDLIGEYHCACRPGFNGHRCEINIDECASRPCANGGECVDLVDGFKCICPLGYTGSQCQQTDTDLCHPNPCANGSPCFNTLGLLGGPDYYCLCQSHWQGKNCSRYRPPPPPPPPPSSPSLQAGSCWTSKGAGHCVHGRCVASEDGSTFSCQCDPGYSGQFCTDNVNDCADSPCRNGGTCIDGIDSFHCVCPKGYDGLTCDHNVDDCASSPCRHNGTCVDLVADFVCRCVDGWKGRTCSNRNQHCQDGENPCLNGATCVDDSDPEAGFTCRCSSGWKGSICHLAEHMPCDAHPCRNGATCLNTGQSFTCVCKDGYEGQHCQMEQRQTAASTTTSPASCQWSGRLYPDNSSWDDGCNKCQCRAGQAVCTRVWCGPANCLDDPINHVGKSCGPSEICLSAQSGCLRPPCPAYGQCRPLKPGRLLPVPAATASCWPNLTGNRLAPTCARLTLVLDRYRAQPGFSVQSLCGHLRKLAAAQSHLWDNFPGHQQQHMERPSLVILCDLKDHQDDVVQVTISMSETSMELGGSRATAAARVLGNVLTAYYKEGSSMGAVVDVKVETPYSDEIELVLDSSSAQNHPSSDSSGSSNYVVAIVCAILAGLVVVAGLLLLLLWRLRKRPALHSPSLSVNSSMDRTVEKSNNLQNEENLRLQQRRMKTLNVAELVDHPAKGSSLGLSKKLSKVDDVVVPHDDSSSDEYGRRDTIESSPIYKAPISVDVRNNIHMAARAGQMMDKELSLKVVVV